The following nucleotide sequence is from Quadrisphaera setariae.
CCTGGCGGGCTCGCTCTACACCGTCCTCGGCAGCGAGTACGGCCTGTCACCGACCACGGGCGACCAGCTGCTCACGGCGGAGGTCACCACGCGCGCGCAGGCCGAGCTGCTGCACACCTCCGCCGGTTCGCCGCTGCTGGTCTTCACGAGGACGACGAGGGCCGGCGACGTGGTGGTCGAGCGCACCACGTCGTGGTTCCGCGCTGACCGGTACAGCGTGAGCACGACCCTGGACCGCACCCCACCGTCCTGACCGGCGACGCTCAAGAAGCCGGCGAGGTGGGCCGCGCCCAGCGCCGCAGCACCACCTGCCGGCCGCGCTGCTCCCCCGTGCTCGTCCCGCGCTCGGTGAACCCGGCGCGCTGCGCCACCCGCTCGCTGGCGGCGTTGCCCTCGACCGTCATCAGCGCCACCGACCCGTACCCGGCGCCCTCCGCCCACGCGACCAGGGCGAGCACCGCCGCGGTGACTGCTCCGCGCCCTCGCGCGGCGGGCAGCAGCGCGTAGAAGACCTCGGGCTCGTCGGCGGGCAGCCCGGTGATCCCGCAGGTGCCCAGCGCCGTCCCGGCCCCGTCGCGCACCACGTAGCGCTGCACGAGCCCCTCGGCGGCCCGCGCCTGCTGGCGGAGCAGCCGGGCGCGCGCGGCCGCCTCGTCCAGCCCGGCGGGGTAGTAGGTCCACGCCGCGACGTCCGGCGTCGCGGACAGCGCCACCTCGACGGGCCAGTCCTCTTCGGTCACCGCCGTCAGCGCGAACGGCGGCGCGGCCAGTGCGGCGGGGGGACGTCGACGGTCAGCGCCAGTCACCCGTGCACTGTCACAACGGCGTCCCACCCGAGGGAAGCCCTCCCCTGCAGGGCGCAGGAAGCTCTCAGCGCGCCGCGAGGAGCGCCTCGGCCTCGGAGCGGGAGCTGGCGTACGCGATGGGGGCGCCCTGGGCCTCCGAGGAGCGCTGCATCTGCATCGCCACCAGCGGGTCCTGCAGCACGATGACGGCGAACGCCATCTGCGCTCGGGCGGCGACGCCCATCGTCCCCTCGATGAGCTCCTGCACGTCAGGGGTGGTCGGCCCCATGCGGGACATGTCGCACAGCACCGTCCGTCCGGGGCGGTGCTCGCCGATCGCCGCGGTGAGGTCGCGGGAGAAGGCCTTCGCCACCTCGAGGTCCCAGTCGCCCCACTCGGTGAACTGCAGGCGGTTGGCGGCGCGGTCCCAGGCGATCTCGAAGCCGCCCGGCACCTCCTCCGGGGCGGGCAGGTGCACCTGTCCGGTGCTGCTGCGCAGGCCGGTGGTGATCCGGGTGAGCTCGTCGACCACGCGGTGACTGCGCAGGGCCGCCCTCGAGGTGCGGCTGGCGAGCTCGGCCACCGTCGCGGTGGAGGAGGCGATGGTCGAGGCCTGGCGCGCCAGGTCGGTGGTGGTGGCGGTCATGGACTGGGTGGAGAGCGTCTGCTCCTCCACGGCCGCCGCGATCGAGTGCTGGAACTCGCTGATGGCGTCGATGAGGCCCCGCACGGTGCGGATGGCTGCGATGGCGGAGGCGGTGTCGCCCTGGATCTGCGCGACGGTCTCGGCGACCTCGTCGGTGGCGTTGAGGGCCAGCAGGTTGGTCTGCTCGGCGATGTCGGTGATGGCCCGCGCGACGTGGCCGACGCGGTCGCTGGACCGCTCCAGCGCTCCCATCGTCTCCTCGGCGACCACCACGGCGTCCACCCCCTCAGCCGCCGAGCCGACGGCGAGGGAGGCGCTGCGCGCGATCTCGGAGATGGCCGCCTGCATCTGCTCGCCGGCCGCGGCGAGCGCGGCGACCTTCTCGGAGACGTCGTCGCTCGCCGTCGCGAGGTCCACCGCCGAGGCGGCCGTGTCACGGGCGCCGTCGGAGATGGTGCGTCCCGTCAGACCCATCTCCTGGCCGGCGATGCCGAGCAGCTCGACCGACCCGGCGACGGGCCGGAGCCGCTCGACGAGGGACGCGAGCGCAGAACCCACCACGTCGTCGGCGCTGGAGCGGCTCAGGTCTCCGCGGTGGAGGGCTGCCAGACCCTCGCGGACGGTGGCCGCCTGGCGCTGCTCCGCGCGGTGGGCGCGGGCCCCGAGCACCGCCGTCGCCGCAGCTCCCGCCACGGCCGTGGCCAGCCCGACCGTCGTCGGGAGGTCGAGGGCGACCGTCCCTGCGGTCCCGAGGCAGGCGAGGGAGCCGACGAGGGCGGGGACGACGACGCGGGACAAGGGGGCCTCCTGCTGGACTCCGCACTGGGTGGTCTTCCTGTCCTCATCGACCGCCGGAGGCCGCTCCTCAAGCCCGTCCCTCTCGAGGAGTCGGGCCGGCCGCCCCGGCAGGTCCTCTGGCGCTGCGCGCCCGTCCGTCGCACGCTCAGCCCGTGGACGACGGCGACCCGCGGGTGGCGACCACCGCCTTCCTGCCCGGCGGCTACCTCGGCACCTTCCCGACGTGCGGGAGGCCGGCCGTGCAGGCCTCTCGCTACCCGCACGCCCTGTGCGCGGCGTGCACCGGGTCCGCCACCTGCGAGGCCCACGGCCTGCCGGCGGCCCTCGGCGGCGACAGCGGCTCGCCCCTGGGCGGGTGGGTGCCCGGCCACGTGGGTCCGGACGGGTGGGACCCGTGCACCGGGGACGGCGCCGTGGTGGTGCGGGGCCAGCGCTGCTGGCTGTCCGAGGCGCGGTTCGGGGGCACGGTGGCGCAGCCCGCGGGGTGAGGCGGGCGGAGAGCGACGCGACGACCTGGGTCTGCTGGGCCGGCTCGGTCAGCAGTCGCAGGTGCTGCGTGCCGAGGGGATGCCGGGGGGGGTGGACCCTCGTCACGCTCTGGTGGCTGAGCGTGACCAGGCGGTGGCGCGTGGCCGCTCCACCCGTGCTGCCGGCGCTGACGGCTCAGGTGGTGGGGGTGCGCTCGGTCGGTGGGCGTGGTGGTCATGAGCAGCAGCTGCTCAGCACGCCGCGCGGTGGTGTGTTCCACGGCCCGGCGGGGACTGAGCAGCCACCGCTGCAGCGGGTCGCTGCTGGCGGGAGGCCGCACCTGCGGCGCTCCGTGGATCATCCGCACCTCCCACACGCCCAGGGTGACCAGGATGTGGTGGCGGCCGCACAGCAGGATGCCGTGGTGCTCCGGCACGGGTGGCCGCCAGCGCCTCGGCCAGCGGACACGTCAGCGGCAGGGGCGCGGGACCGGGGACCGGCCCGGCGCCGTCCTGACGGGCCGCGGGGTCGGCGCCGAGGGCCCCCGGGGGCAGCGGCGGCACGACCCACTCCGAGCTGGGGGCCCCACCGCCCGCCACGGCGCCGGGGTCGCCCTCGTGGGGCGTCTCGGCGGCCGTCCAGGTCACGGGAAGGACGCTAGGAGTGAGCGCCGACAGTCGAACGGGCGTGCAACACCCCTGCACAGGGGCATGGTCCACGGAAGTCGAGGTTCCCGTCTCTGCGACGACCTCACACTCGGTAGTGCCTCGTTCACCGCCACGGGACGCATCCTCCGAGGCTCCCCGACCGTCTCCTTCCGCAGCGGACACCACCCCGGACGTCCACAGCACGACCAGCTCACCAGCGCGCCGACGAGACCGGCGACACCCACCACGAGGAACACCAGGCCCAGCCCAGAGGTGACGGCCGCGTGGGCCAGCCCCCTCCGCCGACCGCGCAACGTCGAGGCGGGAGCGCCGCTGATCACCCGGCGGTGACGGCTGCGGCCCACCCGGCGGGGTCGCCCGGCTCGGAGACGGCCGTGATCCCGTGCCCCAGGAGCAGCGCCTCGAACCAGCGGCGCTCCAGGCCGTCGAGGGGCCGCACCGCGGAGTAGCCCTCGACGAGCGCCCGCTGCGCCACCGGCGGCGTCGGCGCCCACCCGGTGAAGCGGGTGCCGAGGTAGGTGCACGCCTGGGCGAGGTCGTCGACGCGGTGCCTCACGGAGGCCTCGTCGAGGTCGAGGACGGCGACCACCTCGCTCCCCCGCACCAGGACGTTGGCGGCGCGGAAGTCCCCGTGCACCAGCTGCGGGGCGTCGTCGAGCTCGGGCAGCTCAGTGACCAGCGCAGCCAACCGGCGCGACGCCTCCGGCACCAGGCCCCGGTCGCGGTGGGCGAGCCAGGAGCCGACGTGCTGGCCCAGCGGACCCGCCGCTCACCGGCCCGGGACCGACGGGAGGTCAGCCACCACCTCGGCCGGAGCGTCCGCGAGCGCGGAGTGCAGGTGCGCCAGGGCGGCGCCCGCTGCGCGGACGGCGTCGAGCTCGGTGACGTCGAGCCAGTCACCTTCCACGTGCGGCAGCACGGCCACCGACAGCGCTCCGAGCGGTCCAGGGACGACGACGCGGGCCCGTCCGTCCAGCGCGGGCACCGGCTCCGCCACGGGGACGCCGCGTGCGGCGAGCAGGCGGAGCACCCGCGCGAGGGCCTGGAGCCTGTCGAAGGTCGAGCGCGCGGACGACCACTTGACCACGAGGTCACCGGAGCTGCTGGCGGCCCAGGCGATGGCGTTGCGGTCGCTGATGACCACCCGCGGGACGGCGGTCACGGTCAGGCCCCACGTGGCCGCGAGCGTCGTCGTCGTCCAGCGGGTGAGGTCGGCGAAGCCGGCGAAGCCGAACCGCTCCCGCAGCGCGGTCGGCGCGTCGACCGGTTCCCAGAGCATGGACAGACCGGCGGGCAGCACGGTCCGCACGGTAGGCGGTCGCTCGGGTTGCCGGTGATCAGGATGTGCCTAGGGTCACCATCCGTGGATCCAGGACGTGAGCAAGGTCCTGCGACCGAGGGACCGCTGGCCGAGCAGCTGCACCGCGGCGAGACCCTGCTGTGGACGGGCGAGCCCGACCCGTCGGTGCTGTTCACCCGGGCCGA
It contains:
- a CDS encoding GNAT family N-acetyltransferase; the protein is MTGADRRRPPAALAAPPFALTAVTEEDWPVEVALSATPDVAAWTYYPAGLDEAAARARLLRQQARAAEGLVQRYVVRDGAGTALGTCGITGLPADEPEVFYALLPAARGRGAVTAAVLALVAWAEGAGYGSVALMTVEGNAASERVAQRAGFTERGTSTGEQRGRQVVLRRWARPTSPAS